A genomic region of Mitsuaria sp. 7 contains the following coding sequences:
- a CDS encoding quinone oxidoreductase: MSDRAVRISQPGGPEVLTIESVEVGDPGPGEIRIRHAACGLNYIDIYHRSGVYPLPLPTGLGMEGAGLIEAVGEGVTHLKVGDRAAYASQPIGAYATARVMPAKCVVKLPDFLSFEQGASMMLKGMTVQYLLQRTLPQGGLQAGDHVLFHAAAGGVGLIACQWAKALGLRLIGTAGSDAKCQLALDHGAEFAINYSTENFADRVKEITGGQGVKVVYDSVGASTWEGSLASLRPFGLMVSFGNASGVVPPISLKALSASGLYLTRPSLFVHLSSLEATQDISGALFQAVERGAVKIEVEQRYPFDEVQRAHRELEARTTTGSGVLLV, translated from the coding sequence ATGAGCGACAGAGCCGTGCGCATCTCGCAACCCGGCGGACCGGAGGTCCTGACGATCGAATCCGTCGAGGTCGGCGACCCGGGCCCCGGCGAGATCCGCATCCGCCACGCGGCCTGCGGCCTCAACTACATCGACATCTACCACCGCAGCGGCGTCTATCCGCTGCCGCTGCCGACCGGCCTCGGCATGGAGGGCGCCGGCCTCATCGAGGCGGTGGGCGAGGGCGTGACCCATCTGAAGGTCGGCGACCGCGCCGCGTACGCGAGCCAGCCGATCGGCGCCTACGCGACCGCGCGCGTGATGCCCGCGAAGTGCGTCGTGAAGCTGCCGGACTTCCTCAGCTTCGAGCAGGGCGCGTCGATGATGCTCAAGGGCATGACGGTGCAGTACCTGCTGCAGCGCACGCTGCCGCAGGGCGGCCTTCAAGCCGGCGACCACGTGCTCTTCCACGCCGCGGCCGGCGGCGTCGGGCTGATCGCCTGCCAATGGGCGAAGGCACTCGGACTGAGGCTGATCGGCACCGCCGGCAGCGACGCGAAATGCCAGCTCGCGCTGGACCACGGCGCGGAGTTCGCGATCAACTACTCGACGGAGAACTTCGCCGATCGCGTCAAGGAGATCACCGGCGGCCAGGGCGTGAAGGTCGTCTATGACTCGGTCGGCGCGTCGACCTGGGAAGGCTCGCTCGCGAGCCTGCGGCCCTTCGGCCTGATGGTCAGCTTCGGCAACGCGTCCGGCGTGGTGCCGCCGATCTCGCTGAAGGCGCTGTCGGCGTCGGGGCTCTACCTGACGCGGCCGTCGCTGTTCGTCCATCTCTCGTCGCTCGAGGCGACGCAGGACATCTCAGGGGCCTTGTTCCAGGCCGTCGAGCGCGGTGCGGTGAAGATCGAGGTCGAACAGCGTTATCCGTTCGACGAGGTCCAGCGCGCCCATCGCGAGCTGGAAGCCCGCACGACGACAGGCTCAGGCGTGCTGCTGGTTTGA
- a CDS encoding DMT family transporter, translated as MTLTPRLALMLTLPPLLWAGNAVVGRSVGALVPPLLLNATRWTLAFVLLVLIARPARALLQDLTPLRARWGYFALTGVLGMGCYNALQYQALHSSTALNVTLIAASLPVWMLAVGALLYRVWPTRRQLAGAVLSLAGVALVISRGHLERLTQVQFVVGDVLMLLAVLSWAFYSWLLARPPAHMQGERRPDWNWSALLMAQMLFGLTFGWVSAGVEQAVGVPSVQWGWPLVAALVYVAIGPSLIAYRCWGLGVAQAGPTLAAFFGNLTPVFAALMSAALLGEWPAWFHGAAFALIAAGILVSSAKR; from the coding sequence ATGACCTTGACCCCACGATTGGCCCTGATGCTGACGCTGCCGCCGCTGCTATGGGCGGGCAACGCGGTCGTCGGGCGCTCGGTCGGAGCGCTGGTGCCGCCGCTGCTGCTCAACGCGACGCGCTGGACGCTGGCCTTCGTGCTGCTGGTGCTGATCGCGCGGCCGGCGCGCGCGCTGCTGCAAGACCTGACCCCGCTGCGCGCCCGTTGGGGCTACTTCGCGCTGACCGGCGTGCTGGGCATGGGCTGCTACAACGCGCTGCAGTACCAGGCGTTGCACAGCTCCACGGCATTGAACGTGACGCTGATCGCCGCGAGCCTGCCGGTCTGGATGCTGGCTGTCGGCGCCCTGCTCTACCGCGTGTGGCCGACGCGCCGACAGCTCGCCGGCGCGGTGCTCTCGCTGGCGGGCGTGGCGCTCGTGATCTCGCGCGGCCACCTGGAGCGCCTGACGCAGGTGCAGTTCGTCGTCGGCGACGTGCTGATGCTGCTGGCCGTGCTGAGCTGGGCCTTCTACAGCTGGCTGCTGGCGCGACCGCCCGCGCACATGCAGGGCGAGCGTCGGCCCGATTGGAACTGGTCCGCGCTGCTGATGGCGCAGATGCTGTTCGGACTGACCTTCGGCTGGGTCTCCGCGGGCGTGGAGCAGGCCGTCGGCGTGCCGTCGGTGCAATGGGGCTGGCCGCTGGTGGCGGCGCTGGTCTACGTCGCGATCGGGCCCTCGCTCATCGCCTACCGATGCTGGGGACTGGGCGTCGCCCAGGCGGGGCCGACGCTGGCCGCGTTTTTCGGCAACCTCACGCCGGTCTTCGCGGCGCTGATGTCGGCCGCGCTGCTGGGCGAATGGCCGGCGTGGTTCCACGGCGCGGCCTTCGCGCTGATCGCGGCAGGGATCCTGGTCTCCTCAGCCAAGCGCTGA
- a CDS encoding ATP-binding protein, which yields MLDFSCLTHYDWLDVPMWVYDQERQRNLWANAAALGFWRADSAEEFLSRDLSDMSPSVAERLAVTAADHTQGKLVREQWTLYPKGQPATVMLVSRGIRTPDKRQVMLFAADSLVSGVDKSLLRGVEALQHTSVRIAVFSLRDGSVLMRNPAAAMCFNGLRKTIGATDFSAIFPEPDLARRIVAQVRGGQTFGAELEINTANGRRWHAVDARPMRDPVSGEVVLQLNARDIGDFKATQAQLEAAREAAEAASQAKSSFLANMSHEIRTPMNGVLGLTELVLQTELNERQRKFIELAHSSAKGLMVIINDLLDIAKIEAGRVIIDQAPFSLHDCLREALHPLLLQAHEKGLQLHARVQPGVPQHLLGDALRLRQIMVNLVGNALKFTEKGEVRVDIQRVDAGGDEPAHAGPLRLRIAVHDTGIGMTREQIAQIFSPFTQADGSITRRYGGTGLGLTIVKRLVELMGGEVQVESQPGAGSCFSFEVKVSQPLVLDEVLRTETVDVDVHETTAGSLDGEPATDFGADTVPADLDDLPAPRRIVTDDSANDAMLDAETVAADLDPPLASSGSNQQHA from the coding sequence ATGCTCGACTTCTCCTGCCTGACCCACTATGACTGGCTCGATGTGCCCATGTGGGTGTACGACCAGGAGCGTCAGCGCAACCTCTGGGCCAATGCCGCCGCGCTGGGTTTCTGGCGGGCCGACAGCGCCGAGGAATTCCTCTCCCGCGACCTCAGCGACATGAGCCCCTCGGTGGCCGAGCGGCTGGCCGTGACCGCCGCCGATCACACGCAGGGCAAGCTCGTGCGCGAGCAATGGACGCTCTATCCCAAAGGCCAGCCGGCGACGGTGATGCTGGTCTCCCGCGGCATCCGCACGCCCGACAAGCGCCAGGTGATGCTGTTCGCGGCGGACTCGCTGGTCAGCGGCGTCGACAAGAGCCTGCTGCGCGGCGTCGAGGCCTTGCAGCACACCTCCGTGCGGATCGCGGTGTTCTCGCTGCGCGACGGCAGCGTGCTGATGCGCAACCCCGCCGCGGCGATGTGCTTCAACGGTCTGCGCAAGACCATAGGCGCCACCGATTTCAGCGCGATCTTCCCGGAGCCCGACCTCGCGCGTCGCATCGTCGCGCAGGTGCGCGGCGGCCAGACCTTCGGCGCCGAGCTGGAGATCAACACCGCCAACGGCCGCCGCTGGCACGCCGTCGATGCGCGCCCGATGCGCGACCCGGTCAGCGGCGAGGTCGTGCTGCAGCTCAACGCGCGCGACATCGGCGACTTCAAGGCCACGCAGGCGCAGCTCGAGGCCGCGCGCGAAGCCGCCGAGGCGGCGAGCCAGGCCAAGAGTTCCTTCCTGGCCAACATGAGCCACGAGATCCGCACGCCGATGAACGGCGTGCTGGGCCTGACCGAGCTGGTCCTGCAGACCGAGCTCAACGAGCGCCAGCGCAAGTTCATCGAGCTCGCGCACAGCTCGGCCAAGGGCCTGATGGTCATCATCAACGACCTGCTGGACATCGCCAAGATCGAGGCCGGCCGCGTGATCATCGACCAGGCGCCGTTCAGCCTGCACGACTGCCTGCGCGAGGCGCTGCATCCGCTGCTGCTGCAGGCGCACGAGAAGGGCCTGCAGCTGCATGCGCGCGTCCAGCCGGGCGTGCCGCAGCATCTGCTGGGCGATGCGCTGCGGCTGCGCCAGATCATGGTGAACCTGGTCGGCAACGCCTTGAAGTTCACCGAGAAGGGCGAGGTGCGCGTCGACATCCAGCGCGTGGACGCAGGCGGCGACGAGCCGGCCCATGCGGGTCCGCTGCGCCTGCGCATCGCGGTGCACGACACCGGCATCGGCATGACGCGCGAGCAGATCGCGCAGATCTTCAGCCCCTTCACGCAGGCCGACGGCAGCATCACGCGCCGCTACGGCGGCACCGGCCTGGGCTTGACCATCGTGAAGCGCCTGGTGGAGCTGATGGGCGGCGAGGTGCAGGTGGAGAGCCAGCCCGGCGCCGGCTCCTGCTTCAGCTTCGAAGTCAAGGTCTCGCAGCCGCTGGTGCTGGACGAGGTGCTGCGCACCGAGACCGTCGATGTCGACGTGCACGAGACGACGGCGGGGTCCCTCGACGGCGAACCGGCCACGGACTTCGGCGCCGACACCGTGCCCGCCGACCTCGACGACCTGCCCGCGCCGCGGCGCATCGTCACCGACGACAGCGCCAACGACGCGATGCTGGACGCGGAGACGGTGGCGGCCGACCTGGATCCGCCGCTCGCCTCCTCGGGCTCAAACCAGCAGCACGCCTGA